Part of the Halalkalibacter krulwichiae genome is shown below.
CCTACTCTTTAGCATATGTCCCATTTTTCAATTTCCGGAATAATAATACCCTAATAGCTCTGAAATTTCTTCCGCTGCTTTTATCATCTTTTCAATGAAAAATGGATAGTTGTCTTCCGTTATCCGTGTTTTTGGACCAACAATCGCTAAGGAGGATACAACTTCTTCTGTGTAATCGCGAATAGGCGCGGCAATACTGACAAACCCTTCATAAAATTGATCAATTGCAAGAGCATAGCCTTGCTCTTTAATAGTCCTTAGCTTTTCTTTAAGAATAGTAGGGTCGGTAATCGTTTTTGATGTATAAGGGTACAGTTCATTGCTTAACACTTGGTTGATTCGATCTTCGTGCTGATAAGCTAAAATGACTAAACCCTCACTAGTACAATGAATGGGGTTTCTTCTCCCGATTCTAGTCACAAGGGGGACGGTTGCCCGGTTCTCAACACGTAACAAGTACACAACCTCTGTTTTTTCTAATAAACAAATATGAGCGGTTTCTTGAACGCTATTGACTACTGATTGTAAGATCGGTAATGCTTCTTGATAGATTTCTGTTTGGGTCGTTATTACACCGCCCAATGAAAGAAGGGAAAGGCCAAGGCGATAGCGATTTGTCCGCGGGTTCTTCGTTAAGAAATTTTCTTGGGCAAGTGTTTTAATTAAGCGATGCGCTGTTCCTTTAGGTATGCCTAAATTCTTAGCTATTTCTGATACGCCGAGTTCATTTTGATTTAGCTTAAATAAGCGCAAGATCTGCATCGCATTTTTTACGGAAGAGAGTACGTTTTGATCTGTGTTTTTCGACATGTTCTCTCTCCTTCTACGACCTTAATTTAATGGCGTTTGATAGTGTCGCACTTGCTTCTACGACTTTTTTGATAATGTCTTGTTTGATGTGATTAACCCTTTTTAAGGGACCACTGACATCAATCGCAGCGACAACCTCTTTTTTAGGATTGTATACAGGTGCAGCAACTGACCAGATTCCCTCATCGAGCTCCTCGTTGCTAACTGCATACCCTTGACTTTTTACTTCGTTTAATTTTTCTTGTAATACGATTGGATCAGTAATCGTCTTGTTTGTATACTTTTTCAAATCAATCGTAAATGGTTCCTTTTGATAAGCAAGTAAAATTTGTCCGCAACTTGTGCAATGAAGCGGGTTCCTCTTACCAATATGTGAATTCAGATGCACCGGAAATTCACATTCAACCTTTTGTAAATAAATAAGACTATTTCCTTCGATAATTCCAAGGTGAGAACTTTCTCCAGTTGCCCTTGTTAGCTCTCTTAAAATCGGGTTTGCATCTCGAATGATTTTCATTTGTGACGTTACCGTATTGGTTAAGGCTAAAACCGAGACACCAAGGCTGTATGAATGATTGAGCGGGTTCTGGAGGACAAATCCTTCACTTTCTAACGTTTTTAAAAGACGGTGTGTTGTGCTTTTTCCGAGATTTAATTTATTCGAAAGGGACGTTAATGAAAGTTCAGGCTCATCAGATGAGAAACATTTCAATAAACGTAAAGCATTCTCTAATGAAGTAAACATCTTTTTCTCCTACGACATTTTCTCTTAATAGTTACAATATATCACAAAAGAAAGAGTTCCCAACCTATTTGAAGGAAACTCTTATTATGAAAGTATTAGAAATTAAAGGCGATCATGATCAATTGTCTCGTTTTTCCCAGCTCCAAGTCCCATCATGACCATTATGACAGAAACAATCGTTAGGAGAATTAATGGTGCTGTTCCTGAATGAGTGAAATCGAGAATAACCCCAAGTAAGATTGGTCCGCTTGCAGCAAGTAAATATCCAATTGATTGGGCCATTCCTGAAAGTTCAGCTGCTTGTCTAGGATTTGTCGTTCTAAGTCCTATAAAGGTAAGAGCTAAGCTGATAGAAGCTCCTTGTCCGAGTCCAAGTAAGATCGAGCTTATTGTTAAGGCAAATGAGTGACTGCTTACAATAATGCCTGTAAGTCCTGATAGATAAAGGATTCCGATTACGACAACAATGGTTCTTTGATTTCTGAAACGATCAGCGAGAATAGGGGTTAAGAAAGTCACAGGAAGTCCGGCTACTTGTAACATAGCAACCATCCAGCCAGCTTGAGAGATTGTTAAGCCTTTGTCATGAAGGATTTCAGGTAACCAAGTAATTAAACAATAAAATAAGAAAGATTGAAGTCCCATAAAAAGGGTAACTTGCCATGCAATTTTTGATTTCCAAATAGTGGTTTTCGGTAATGTACTGTTTTGGAGAGAATTACTATAAAAGTCTCGATGAAACTGCTGATACCATAAGAACAAACCGATAAAGGCAATAATAGTCCAAGCCAGTAAGGATTTTTGCCACCCTAAATGAAGACCTTCTGATAAAGGAATACTTAACCCCGATCCAATTGCAGCAAAAATGCACATGGCAGTTGTGTAAATTCCAGTTATCAAGCCAATGTTTTCAGGGTATCTACTTTTTATAATACTAGGTAACAAGACATTTGCTAGTGCAATTCCAACCCCGACTAAAGCGGTACCGGTAAACAACAAGAACGTTACACCTGTTGAGCGGATCATGATTCCTGTTATTAATGTTAGTAATCCGACTAGGATCATGGTTTCGTTGCCAAAGCGGTATCCTAATTTAGGCGCAATAAAGGATAGAAGAGCAAAAGATAATAAAGGTAAAGTAGTAATCAAACCAGCTAACCCATTTGATAGTCCGAAATCGTCCCGTATTGAACCAATTAATGGACCAACCGCTGTAATGGCTGGACGTAAGTTAAATGAAACAAAAATGATAGCTGTTAATAGTAAGATTTTTTCTTTTGACGTAACTTCTTTTGGGTAAGATAGTGAATGGTTTTCCATTAAGTAAACTCCTAGCTCGATGTAATTTTACAAACTACCCTCAATTATATTGACTCATTTCGAATAAGACAATATGACGATAACTAGAATGATAGCTGAAACGGTCTTCTTACTAGTTTAAAAGCTCCACTTTAAGCTTGAGAAACTAGCGTACGCTTGATTAACAGGCCAATCGTTTTTTCAGTAACAATCAGTAAGAAAAAAAGCTACAAAAAAAAATAAAAAGCGTTCCGCATAGAGGAACATCACTCTATAGTCAGCAGCTTCCAAACACTATAATAAAACCATAAAGAACGAAAAGCCGTAATACATTAACAGTTTGGAGGAAAAGAAAATGAGCAGAGTTGAAAAGCGTGAAGTTATAGTAGTAGGAGCAGGGCCAGTAGGGTTAACGGCAGCACTTGCTTTAAGAAGTAAAGGGATTTCAGCGACAATTATGGAAGCGGACCCAAAAGATCGACCGCGTCCAGGAAGTCGAGCGATCTACCTTCATAAAGCAACCTTAACTCACTTAGAAGAAATCTCTCCTGGGCTAGGATTTACTCTTTCAAGAAATGGAGTTTCATGGCCTATCAAACGGACATTTTTTCGCGGAACAGAAGTGTATGTAAGAAATTATGGTGTTACTGATATGAACCACCCGACGAAATTACCACCTTTTACGAGCTTGCACCAAGACGAAATAGAACGTCATATGTATGAAGCTTGTATAGCTGCTGGAGTTGAGTTTGTTTGGGGTACACCTGTTAAAGATGTCCAAACGAGCGAAGATGGAGCTGTAATAACAACAGAAACTGGTGATAAGTGGGAGGCACAGTATGTAATTGGTGCCGATGGAGCACGTTCCGCTGTGCGTGAATCTGTCAATCTTAAATTTGAAGGACCGCGTACAAAAGATACCTTCTTAGTAGTAGATGTGAAAGAAGATGAGGAAAATCCGCTTCCACTTGAACGTGTTTTCTATTATCAGCATCAAGCAATGGGTGGGCGAAATGTCATGCTTGTTCCATTTAAAGGAGGATGGAGAGTAGACTTACAGCTGCTTGAAGATGATAATCCAGATGATTTTACGACAATTGAAGGGGTTAAAAAGTGGTTGCCAAGCGTAATGGATGCTAAATATGCTGAGCGGATTACATGGGTGTCAACTTACCGTTTCCACCAAGTTGTGGCAAACTCTTTTACAGATGAAAACGGGAAAGTCCTTCTTGCAGGGGAAGCAGCTCACTTATTTGCGCCATTTGGAGCTCGTGGTTTAAACTCCGGTGTTCCGGATGCTGTCATTGCGGTAAAAGGAATCGAAAAGGCATTACAAGCAAATAGTCGTGATGAAGCGTATGAAGCGATCAGTGCTGCAGCGAAGGAACGAAAAATTGCGGCTGAATGGAATCGAAATGGTTCGACAACAGCGCTAAATCATCTTCAAGGAAGTTCTTCTTATATGAATATGAAGCGTGAATTGGCGGCTGCCTTAACACCTGTTGTACCGAAATTAGGCAGATGGTTAGATGAAGGGCCATATGGACCGAAGTCAGGGCCACCTGAGTTAACAACAAAATATTAATCATTCATTTTATCAATCTACCTTCACGGTATATGGAGGTAGATTGAGAGTATATAAGTAACAATTGGTTGGGAGATAGTCTTATGAATAAAATTGATTACCAATTTAAAGTGAATTTTGGCGATACAGATGCTGCTGGCATTGTTTTCTATCCTAATTATTATCGCTGGATGGATCAAGCGACCCATCATTTTTTTACGACTTTAGGGTTTCCTACGTCAACCTTAATAAGAGATGAGAAAGTCGGGACACCAATTATCGAGTCAAAATGTAATTTTAAATTCCCCCTTTTCTTTGATGATGAAGTGACGATTGAATCGACGATGACAGAAATGAAAGAAAAGGTGTTTACAATTGAACACGTCTTTCTAAAAGACGGGAACAAAATAGCGGGAGGCTATGAGGTTCGTGCTTGGTGTGACATAAGTGGAGAAAGACCAAAAGCAATAGCTATCCCAAATGAAGTCAGAGATGCAGTAGAGAAGATGAAGCTAATAGCTCAATCATAATTGTAAAACGAGAAAAAGTCAGGAGGACGTCAACAATGAAATTAGTTAATTACCGTTTAGGAGAAAGCGTACGTGCAGCAGCGATAGTAGGGGAGCAAGTAATTGATTTAAATCATGCGTATGTAGCGATGTTAGAAGCACAAGGGCAAGCTAGAGCAGAAAAGGTAGCCGAGGCATTGGTGCCTGCCAATACAATTGAATTCGTTGAGGGAGGAGACAAAAGTTTAGAAGAAGCATATAAAGCGATTGAGTTTGCTCAAACAAACGAAGCGAACAATCCGAAAATTGTCTTGAATCAAGAAGATGTCAAAATTGAAGCTCCTATCCTTAAACCTAATAAAATTATTTGCGTAGGTCACAATTACCGCGAACATATTCTTGAAATGAAACGTGAACTACCACCATATCCAGTTATTTTTGCGAAATTTAACAATGCGATTATAGGGCCGGAAGACGATATTCCATACTCACCTATTACGGAAAAATTGGATTATGAAGCAGAGTTTACATTTGTTATTAGTAAACAAGCGAAAAATGTTTCGAAAGAAGAGGCTTTGGATTATGTAGCTGGTTACACAATTGTAAATGATGTAACAGCTCGTGACTTGCAACGTCGTACGCTTCAATGG
Proteins encoded:
- a CDS encoding IclR family transcriptional regulator is translated as MSKNTDQNVLSSVKNAMQILRLFKLNQNELGVSEIAKNLGIPKGTAHRLIKTLAQENFLTKNPRTNRYRLGLSLLSLGGVITTQTEIYQEALPILQSVVNSVQETAHICLLEKTEVVYLLRVENRATVPLVTRIGRRNPIHCTSEGLVILAYQHEDRINQVLSNELYPYTSKTITDPTILKEKLRTIKEQGYALAIDQFYEGFVSIAAPIRDYTEEVVSSLAIVGPKTRITEDNYPFFIEKMIKAAEEISELLGYYYSGN
- a CDS encoding FAD-dependent monooxygenase → MSRVEKREVIVVGAGPVGLTAALALRSKGISATIMEADPKDRPRPGSRAIYLHKATLTHLEEISPGLGFTLSRNGVSWPIKRTFFRGTEVYVRNYGVTDMNHPTKLPPFTSLHQDEIERHMYEACIAAGVEFVWGTPVKDVQTSEDGAVITTETGDKWEAQYVIGADGARSAVRESVNLKFEGPRTKDTFLVVDVKEDEENPLPLERVFYYQHQAMGGRNVMLVPFKGGWRVDLQLLEDDNPDDFTTIEGVKKWLPSVMDAKYAERITWVSTYRFHQVVANSFTDENGKVLLAGEAAHLFAPFGARGLNSGVPDAVIAVKGIEKALQANSRDEAYEAISAAAKERKIAAEWNRNGSTTALNHLQGSSSYMNMKRELAAALTPVVPKLGRWLDEGPYGPKSGPPELTTKY
- a CDS encoding acyl-CoA thioesterase gives rise to the protein MNKIDYQFKVNFGDTDAAGIVFYPNYYRWMDQATHHFFTTLGFPTSTLIRDEKVGTPIIESKCNFKFPLFFDDEVTIESTMTEMKEKVFTIEHVFLKDGNKIAGGYEVRAWCDISGERPKAIAIPNEVRDAVEKMKLIAQS
- a CDS encoding IclR family transcriptional regulator, translating into MFTSLENALRLLKCFSSDEPELSLTSLSNKLNLGKSTTHRLLKTLESEGFVLQNPLNHSYSLGVSVLALTNTVTSQMKIIRDANPILRELTRATGESSHLGIIEGNSLIYLQKVECEFPVHLNSHIGKRNPLHCTSCGQILLAYQKEPFTIDLKKYTNKTITDPIVLQEKLNEVKSQGYAVSNEELDEGIWSVAAPVYNPKKEVVAAIDVSGPLKRVNHIKQDIIKKVVEASATLSNAIKLRS
- a CDS encoding fumarylacetoacetate hydrolase family protein: MKLVNYRLGESVRAAAIVGEQVIDLNHAYVAMLEAQGQARAEKVAEALVPANTIEFVEGGDKSLEEAYKAIEFAQTNEANNPKIVLNQEDVKIEAPILKPNKIICVGHNYREHILEMKRELPPYPVIFAKFNNAIIGPEDDIPYSPITEKLDYEAEFTFVISKQAKNVSKEEALDYVAGYTIVNDVTARDLQRRTLQWLQGKTLDGSAPMGPWLVTKDEIPNPHELEVVLTVNGEERQRSNTANLVFDVNYLVEFLSNIMTLEPGDVICTGTPGGVGVARDPQVFLQDEDIVRIEIDKIGALENKVKSVNAAVKVGE
- a CDS encoding CynX/NimT family MFS transporter — protein: MENHSLSYPKEVTSKEKILLLTAIIFVSFNLRPAITAVGPLIGSIRDDFGLSNGLAGLITTLPLLSFALLSFIAPKLGYRFGNETMILVGLLTLITGIMIRSTGVTFLLFTGTALVGVGIALANVLLPSIIKSRYPENIGLITGIYTTAMCIFAAIGSGLSIPLSEGLHLGWQKSLLAWTIIAFIGLFLWYQQFHRDFYSNSLQNSTLPKTTIWKSKIAWQVTLFMGLQSFLFYCLITWLPEILHDKGLTISQAGWMVAMLQVAGLPVTFLTPILADRFRNQRTIVVVIGILYLSGLTGIIVSSHSFALTISSILLGLGQGASISLALTFIGLRTTNPRQAAELSGMAQSIGYLLAASGPILLGVILDFTHSGTAPLILLTIVSVIMVMMGLGAGKNETIDHDRL